The Halomonas sp. 7T genome contains a region encoding:
- a CDS encoding acyl-CoA thioesterase, with the protein MEWALPNPFVIDIHVTQEAIDAYQHVNNSEYLRWVEQISWAHSEALGLSLERYRALDRAMVVQRHELDYLAPAFEGDALKLATWIVACDGRFSLTRRFQLKRVGDSKTLLNARTRFACVALSSGRPKRLPDEYLHCYGGAVIAESYRD; encoded by the coding sequence ATGGAGTGGGCGCTGCCGAATCCTTTTGTGATCGATATCCACGTCACTCAAGAAGCGATTGACGCTTACCAGCATGTCAATAACAGCGAGTATCTGCGCTGGGTTGAGCAAATTAGCTGGGCGCATTCTGAAGCGTTGGGCCTATCGCTTGAACGCTACCGAGCCCTGGATCGTGCGATGGTTGTACAGCGTCATGAACTCGACTACCTGGCGCCTGCCTTTGAAGGCGACGCACTTAAGCTTGCGACATGGATTGTGGCGTGCGACGGGCGATTTAGCCTAACGCGCCGGTTTCAGTTGAAGCGTGTAGGCGATAGCAAAACGCTGCTTAACGCGCGCACCCGTTTTGCCTGTGTGGCGCTTTCGAGTGGCCGCCCTAAGCGACTGCCAGATGAGTACCTACACTGCTATGGCGGTGCAGTGATAGCAGAGTCCTATCGCGATTAG
- the ald gene encoding alanine dehydrogenase — translation MKIAVPKEIKNHEYRVALTPTGVRELVEHGHTVWVQAAAGEGAGFSDSDYEAAGAQVETDVEALWQRAELILKVKEPQAEEVARLTPDHTLFTYLHLAAEKSLTHGLMESGATCIAYETLTDAKGGLPLLAPMSTVAGRMAVQAGAHSLEKAQGGSGVLLPGVPGVAPGSVTVIGGGVVGENAARMALGLGADVTILDKSIARLEVLDDRYQGRIKTVYSTADALDYAVKTADMIVGAVLIPGAAAPKLITRAMLANMKPGSVLVDVAIDQGGCFETSKPTTHAEPTYLVDGIVHYCVANMPGAVARTSTLGLTNATLPFVLALADKGWRQALADDAHFLPGLNVHDGKITYRAVADAFGLESVDPASVVK, via the coding sequence ATGAAAATCGCCGTACCCAAAGAGATTAAAAACCATGAGTATCGCGTCGCACTAACACCTACCGGAGTGCGCGAGCTAGTCGAGCATGGACACACGGTGTGGGTTCAAGCCGCGGCAGGCGAAGGCGCTGGGTTTAGCGACAGCGACTATGAAGCCGCTGGTGCCCAGGTAGAAACGGATGTGGAGGCGCTGTGGCAGCGTGCCGAGCTGATTTTAAAAGTTAAAGAGCCGCAGGCTGAAGAAGTTGCGCGGCTAACGCCTGATCACACCCTGTTTACTTACCTGCACTTAGCCGCTGAAAAGTCACTGACCCACGGGCTAATGGAGAGCGGCGCTACCTGTATTGCCTATGAAACTCTTACCGATGCTAAAGGTGGCCTGCCGCTGCTGGCGCCGATGAGCACCGTCGCGGGGCGCATGGCGGTGCAGGCAGGGGCGCATAGCCTGGAAAAAGCGCAGGGCGGCTCTGGGGTGTTGCTGCCGGGCGTGCCGGGTGTAGCGCCGGGCAGTGTCACTGTGATTGGTGGTGGCGTGGTGGGTGAGAACGCAGCGCGCATGGCACTGGGTCTAGGGGCTGATGTCACGATACTCGATAAATCGATTGCTCGGCTGGAGGTGTTAGACGACCGCTACCAGGGAAGGATTAAGACCGTCTACTCTACAGCCGATGCGCTGGATTATGCGGTAAAAACCGCCGATATGATCGTAGGTGCCGTGCTAATACCCGGTGCTGCTGCCCCCAAGCTGATTACCCGTGCAATGCTGGCGAATATGAAGCCGGGCAGCGTGCTAGTCGATGTTGCGATCGATCAGGGCGGGTGTTTTGAAACCAGCAAGCCCACCACCCACGCTGAACCTACCTACCTTGTGGATGGCATCGTTCATTACTGTGTGGCCAATATGCCCGGCGCGGTGGCGCGTACTTCGACTCTGGGGCTCACCAATGCCACATTACCCTTTGTGCTTGCGTTGGCCGATAAAGGCTGGCGACAGGCGTTGGCAGACGATGCGCACTTCCTCCCCGGTCTCAATGTCCATGACGGCAAGATAACGTACCGTGCTGTTGCAGACGCGTTTGGGTTAGAGAGTGTAGACCCTGCCAGCGTGGTGAAGTGA
- a CDS encoding SlyX family protein, with product MTNDLSPAELTQRFESLESRLAYQEHWLDTLDQAVAQQERRLEKLEQLSILMRERLREQHQALQAGDSQGESRPEDEIPPHY from the coding sequence ATGACAAACGACTTATCGCCTGCTGAGCTAACTCAACGTTTTGAATCTTTGGAGAGTCGTTTAGCGTACCAGGAGCACTGGCTAGATACGCTGGATCAGGCCGTTGCACAACAAGAGCGCCGTTTAGAGAAATTAGAGCAGCTAAGCATACTGATGCGTGAACGCTTACGAGAACAGCATCAAGCCCTCCAAGCGGGTGATTCACAGGGTGAGTCCCGCCCAGAAGATGAAATACCGCCCCACTACTAA
- a CDS encoding cold shock domain-containing protein yields the protein MNPKVVFRCFFISVLLAAPTPLLLAGIVHLTNGLLAEQLLAAGVNGAYIAVALGCFAVLFIGTLAAAALAPPMVVKADVARAQPAPRQPQAAPMMEDDEEEEDIIDPNDGREEGEVKWFNTNKGYGFITRDNGEDVFVHFRAIRGRGPRMLAEGQIVRYHVIKNDRGLQADDVSIIE from the coding sequence ATGAATCCAAAAGTTGTTTTTCGCTGTTTCTTCATCAGTGTCTTACTAGCCGCCCCCACGCCGCTGCTGCTGGCGGGGATTGTTCATTTAACAAATGGGTTGCTCGCTGAACAGTTGTTAGCGGCGGGTGTTAATGGTGCTTATATTGCCGTTGCGTTGGGCTGTTTTGCCGTGCTGTTTATTGGCACTTTAGCCGCTGCTGCCCTGGCGCCACCTATGGTGGTAAAAGCAGATGTCGCCCGTGCACAGCCCGCACCCCGACAGCCTCAAGCGGCGCCTATGATGGAAGATGATGAGGAAGAGGAAGATATCATCGACCCCAATGATGGCCGCGAAGAGGGAGAGGTGAAGTGGTTTAATACCAATAAAGGATACGGTTTTATTACTCGTGATAACGGCGAAGACGTGTTTGTGCACTTTCGTGCAATTCGTGGCCGTGGCCCGCGTATGCTGGCCGAGGGTCAGATCGTTCGCTATCACGTGATTAAGAACGACCGCGGTTTACAAGCTGACGATGTGAGTATTATTGAGTAA
- the dapE gene encoding succinyl-diaminopimelate desuccinylase, with the protein MPITEPDALSPTLKLAFELLGRASVTPDDEGCQDIMIERLTALGFHVEQLPFGDVKNFWAVRGHHGPVLAFAGHTDVVPSGPHTSWEFPPFAPCIDDNGMLCGRGAADMKGSLAAMLTAVERFVTTHPEHDGRIAFLITSDEEGPAVDGTRAVVEHLRERNERLDYCIVGEPSSTSRLGDMIKNGRRGSLGGVLHIKGIQGHVAYPHLARNPIHQAMPALDALTTEHWDAGNDFFPATSFQISNFRAGTGATNVIPGEVEVVFNFRYSTEVTHEELRTRTEAILDQHGLEYHIDWTLNGEPFLTAEGELVDAAIRGVAAVTGERPQLSTSGGTSDGRFIATLGAQVVELGPLNDTIHKANERVLASDLDQLSRIYEATLQALLTSEEVSV; encoded by the coding sequence ATGCCCATAACTGAGCCTGACGCGCTGTCGCCTACTCTGAAGCTGGCGTTTGAACTGCTGGGCCGTGCATCGGTGACACCCGATGACGAAGGCTGCCAGGACATTATGATCGAGCGCTTAACGGCGCTCGGTTTTCATGTAGAGCAGCTGCCGTTTGGCGATGTAAAGAACTTCTGGGCAGTACGCGGCCATCACGGTCCGGTGTTGGCCTTTGCCGGACATACCGACGTCGTGCCCAGCGGGCCACATACCAGCTGGGAGTTCCCGCCCTTTGCCCCCTGTATCGATGACAACGGGATGCTCTGTGGGCGCGGCGCCGCTGATATGAAGGGCAGTCTGGCCGCCATGCTGACCGCCGTTGAGCGTTTCGTTACTACCCATCCTGAGCACGATGGCCGTATTGCGTTCTTAATCACCTCCGACGAGGAAGGGCCGGCAGTTGACGGCACCCGTGCGGTGGTTGAGCACCTACGTGAACGCAATGAGCGCCTGGATTACTGCATTGTCGGTGAACCCTCATCCACCTCCCGCTTGGGAGATATGATCAAGAATGGCCGCCGTGGGTCGCTAGGTGGCGTTTTGCATATCAAAGGTATACAGGGCCACGTCGCCTACCCTCACTTGGCACGCAACCCAATTCATCAAGCGATGCCAGCGCTTGATGCACTGACCACGGAACACTGGGACGCAGGTAACGACTTCTTTCCCGCAACGAGCTTTCAGATCTCTAATTTCCGAGCGGGCACCGGGGCTACCAATGTGATTCCGGGCGAAGTCGAAGTTGTCTTTAACTTCCGCTACTCCACTGAAGTCACCCATGAAGAGCTGAGGACGCGCACCGAGGCGATTTTGGATCAGCACGGTCTTGAGTATCATATTGACTGGACACTCAACGGCGAGCCGTTTTTAACCGCTGAAGGCGAACTGGTGGACGCGGCGATTCGCGGAGTGGCAGCCGTGACCGGCGAACGCCCGCAGCTCTCTACCAGCGGCGGCACCTCGGATGGTCGGTTTATCGCCACCCTTGGCGCCCAGGTCGTCGAGCTTGGCCCGCTGAACGACACGATTCATAAGGCCAATGAACGCGTGCTCGCCAGCGACCTTGATCAACTAAGCCGCATTTACGAGGCCACGCTTCAAGCGCTGCTAACCAGCGAAGAGGTAAGCGTATGA
- the dapD gene encoding 2,3,4,5-tetrahydropyridine-2,6-dicarboxylate N-succinyltransferase — MLSFALGIGTQNTQGDWLEIYYPAPLLNPAESLVAAAKEALDAPAGNAPVSFLPEDCTRLAKALEAAGHPEQAELAESLAASHRPLVAMFLESDQAPQTAPEVYLKLHLLSHRLVKPHGLDLTGMFGLLRNIAWTNEGAIDIEELPARRLKARLAGRALSVDCVDKFPKMTDYVVPTGIRIGDTSRVRLGAYLGEGTTVMHEGFVNFNAGTEGPGMIEGRISAGVMVGKGSDLGGGCSTMGTLSGGGNIIIKVGEGCLIGANAGIGIPLGDRCTVEAGLYITAGSKVTLLDDQGQEVNTVAARELANQDDLLLRRNSQNGRIECLTNKSAIALNEALHAHN; from the coding sequence ATGCTGAGCTTCGCGCTTGGAATCGGCACTCAAAACACTCAGGGCGACTGGCTGGAAATTTACTACCCGGCGCCGCTGCTTAACCCAGCAGAAAGCTTGGTAGCCGCCGCGAAAGAAGCGCTAGATGCGCCGGCAGGCAATGCACCGGTCAGCTTCTTACCGGAAGACTGCACACGCCTGGCCAAAGCGCTGGAAGCGGCAGGCCATCCAGAGCAAGCAGAGCTTGCTGAATCATTGGCGGCTAGCCACCGTCCGCTGGTAGCCATGTTCCTAGAGAGCGACCAGGCGCCGCAAACCGCTCCCGAGGTGTACCTTAAGCTTCACCTGCTTTCCCACCGTTTAGTGAAGCCTCACGGGCTGGATCTGACCGGCATGTTCGGCCTGCTGCGTAACATCGCCTGGACGAACGAAGGTGCCATCGATATCGAAGAGCTGCCCGCCCGCCGCCTAAAAGCACGCTTGGCTGGCCGTGCACTATCGGTCGACTGCGTTGATAAATTCCCCAAAATGACCGATTACGTGGTGCCCACCGGCATTCGCATTGGCGACACCTCCCGCGTACGTTTAGGTGCTTACTTGGGTGAAGGCACGACCGTCATGCACGAAGGCTTCGTCAACTTCAATGCGGGCACCGAAGGCCCCGGCATGATTGAAGGACGCATCTCAGCAGGCGTTATGGTCGGCAAAGGCTCTGACCTAGGCGGCGGCTGCTCCACCATGGGCACGCTCTCCGGCGGTGGCAATATCATCATCAAAGTCGGCGAAGGCTGCTTGATCGGCGCCAACGCCGGTATCGGCATTCCGCTAGGCGACCGCTGCACGGTAGAAGCAGGCCTTTACATCACGGCAGGCTCCAAAGTCACCCTATTGGATGACCAGGGCCAGGAAGTCAACACCGTGGCCGCCCGCGAGCTGGCGAACCAAGATGACCTGCTGCTACGTCGCAATTCGCAAAATGGCCGTATCGAGTGCCTGACCAATAAAAGCGCCATTGCGCTGAACGAGGCGTTGCATGCCCATAACTGA
- a CDS encoding Spx/MgsR family RNA polymerase-binding regulatory protein, which yields MLTLYMISNCDTCRKARKALDDKALLYKTHDLRKDGLSAALLEHILHRVPLVEVINKRSKTWRELSDEEKDYDANSARQLLLQHPTLLKRPLLELDDGTILIGYRDGDYDKLSG from the coding sequence ATGCTAACGCTCTACATGATTAGCAACTGTGATACTTGCCGCAAGGCACGCAAAGCACTGGATGACAAAGCACTGCTTTATAAAACCCACGATCTGCGCAAAGACGGTCTTTCTGCTGCACTACTAGAACATATTTTACATCGCGTCCCCTTAGTCGAGGTGATCAACAAACGCAGCAAAACGTGGCGCGAACTTTCGGATGAAGAGAAAGATTACGATGCGAATTCGGCTCGTCAGCTGCTGCTCCAGCATCCCACTCTGCTCAAACGACCGCTGTTGGAGCTGGACGATGGCACCATTTTGATAGGCTACCGCGATGGCGACTACGACAAACTAAGCGGCTAG
- the dapC gene encoding succinyldiaminopimelate transaminase, producing MNPDLNALHPYPFEKLAALKAPLTPPAGLAHIPLTIGEPQHAPYQGALDALMAHQLEMARYPATNGLPALRETIAHWATQRFGLAGLDAERQVLPVNGTREAIFAFVQAALDRTRPANVAVPNPFYQIYEGATLLAGGSPLYLDCTAENGFRPDFSAISAETWRDVQIVFICSPGNPTGAVTPLAEFKQLIALADEHDFIIASDECYSELYLDENTPPPGLLQACAELGRDDYRRCVVFHSLSKRSNLPGLRSGFVAGDADLLAPFKRYRTYHGCAMSLPLQHASIAAWQDETHVRANRDAYREKFSAVTEVLAPVMDFPTPEASFYLWPAVPGGDDIAFTQRLFSEQHVSVLPGSLMGRPGQNGHNPGAGRLRLALVAELEPTLEAAKRLRQLIELS from the coding sequence ATGAATCCTGACTTAAACGCCCTGCATCCTTATCCGTTTGAGAAGCTGGCCGCCCTCAAAGCGCCGCTGACACCCCCAGCGGGGCTTGCGCATATTCCCTTAACGATTGGTGAGCCTCAGCACGCCCCTTACCAAGGCGCGCTTGATGCGCTTATGGCTCACCAGCTAGAGATGGCACGCTACCCAGCCACCAACGGCCTGCCTGCGCTACGCGAGACCATTGCGCACTGGGCTACCCAGCGTTTTGGCTTAGCCGGACTCGATGCCGAGCGCCAGGTACTGCCCGTCAACGGTACTCGCGAAGCCATCTTCGCCTTCGTACAGGCGGCGCTGGATCGTACTCGCCCGGCCAACGTAGCCGTACCCAATCCGTTCTACCAGATTTACGAAGGCGCTACTCTGCTGGCCGGCGGCTCACCGCTCTACCTGGATTGCACCGCCGAGAACGGCTTCCGCCCCGACTTTTCAGCAATTAGCGCAGAGACCTGGCGTGACGTTCAAATTGTATTTATCTGCTCACCGGGCAACCCCACCGGCGCAGTGACGCCGCTTGCTGAATTCAAACAGCTCATCGCGCTGGCGGACGAGCACGATTTCATCATCGCCTCCGACGAGTGCTACTCCGAGCTCTACCTGGACGAAAACACGCCGCCTCCGGGGCTTCTGCAGGCTTGCGCCGAGCTAGGCCGCGATGACTACCGCCGCTGTGTGGTCTTCCATTCTCTCTCTAAGCGCTCCAACCTGCCGGGGCTGCGCTCTGGTTTTGTGGCGGGGGATGCGGACCTGCTAGCCCCGTTTAAGCGTTACCGCACTTATCACGGCTGCGCCATGTCGCTGCCGCTACAGCATGCTTCTATCGCCGCCTGGCAAGACGAAACCCACGTACGCGCTAACCGCGATGCCTACCGCGAAAAATTCAGTGCGGTAACGGAAGTACTTGCTCCAGTGATGGATTTCCCCACTCCAGAAGCAAGCTTCTATCTTTGGCCTGCAGTGCCCGGCGGTGACGATATCGCCTTCACCCAGCGGCTGTTCAGCGAACAGCATGTGAGCGTGCTGCCCGGCAGCTTGATGGGCCGCCCAGGGCAAAACGGTCATAACCCCGGTGCTGGCCGGCTACGCTTGGCCCTAGTGGCCGAGCTTGAGCCAACGTTAGAAGCGGCCAAGCGCCTACGTCAATTGATCGAACTCAGCTAG
- a CDS encoding [protein-PII] uridylyltransferase, which yields MLLHHYRFEPDTALYDLDAFRTELAGARSPVAPFKAALRELQSRLDEQFRGGADIRDLVRGRAWYLDQLLAIAWAQHTWPDDCVALVAVGGYGRGELHPHSDIDLLFLLERDDDTPYRESLTAFITFLWDIGLEIGHSVRSLNDCVREAEADVTVITNLLESRLIAGPEWLREQMRERLNADHLWPANRFFEAKWQEQIARHYRYNNSEYHLEPNLKSSPGGLRDIQMIGWVAKRHFGTEQYTDIVANGFMNDAELRILSQGQAFLWQVRYALHMLTGRAEDRLLFDHQRTIAEMFGFKDTPERLAVEQFMKRYYRHVTALAGLNDMLLQHFDEVILRSKESLETVKLNERFETKGGYIQVRSRSLFRERPSAMLELFLLMAKHPEIEGVRADTIRLIRDHRHQIDDHYREDPRHQRLFMAIIRAPGNVPRQLRRMNRYGILGKYLPEFGRAVGLMQHDLFHIYTVDAHTLRLLKFLHGFRKPDAKDDFPVAATLIHQLPKLDLLWIAGLFHDIGKGRGGDHSEIGARDVEQFCKRHHVSQRDTNLVSWLVEHHLLMSMTAQKRDISDPDVIRDFAIVVRDETRLDYLYVLTVADINATNPTLWNGWRASLLRQLHAETKRALRRGLNNPPDRDDWVRETRTEARSLLQTVGVDSAHINQLWESLGEDYFLQYAPSEIVWQTQGILNHQPSPLPLVLISAPTADMAEGGTKVFIHTRSVDDLFAATAAAMEQLGLSIHDARIATSHNDWTLNTFIVLDSHGQPIRDPERIEEMRSHLVEELDDPDDYPEIVTRHTPRQLKHFKVPTEVVIEQDPANERTLLELTAPDRPGLLARVGRIFMEQDISLSAAKIATLGERVEDVFFITTKAGEPLIDPERQQQLRERLIEVLGV from the coding sequence ATGCTACTCCACCACTACCGGTTCGAGCCGGACACCGCACTGTATGATCTTGACGCCTTTCGCACCGAGCTTGCGGGGGCGCGCTCTCCCGTCGCGCCGTTCAAAGCGGCACTACGTGAGCTTCAATCCCGGCTAGATGAGCAGTTCCGTGGCGGCGCTGATATCCGCGATCTTGTGCGCGGACGGGCGTGGTATCTCGATCAGTTGTTAGCCATTGCTTGGGCGCAGCACACATGGCCCGATGATTGCGTCGCCCTGGTAGCGGTGGGCGGCTATGGTCGCGGCGAATTGCACCCCCACTCTGATATCGACTTACTATTTCTACTCGAACGTGATGATGACACGCCTTACCGGGAGTCGCTGACCGCCTTCATTACCTTCTTATGGGATATCGGTCTGGAGATTGGCCACAGCGTGCGCTCGCTCAACGACTGTGTGCGTGAAGCCGAAGCAGATGTAACGGTCATCACCAATTTACTGGAATCACGTCTGATCGCTGGCCCCGAATGGCTGCGAGAGCAGATGCGCGAGCGGCTAAACGCTGACCACCTCTGGCCTGCCAATCGCTTTTTCGAAGCCAAGTGGCAAGAGCAAATTGCCCGCCACTACCGCTACAACAACTCTGAATACCACTTAGAGCCCAATCTAAAGAGCTCGCCGGGCGGACTGCGCGACATTCAAATGATCGGCTGGGTGGCCAAGCGCCACTTTGGCACGGAACAGTACACGGACATCGTCGCCAACGGCTTTATGAACGATGCTGAGCTGCGCATTCTTAGCCAAGGCCAAGCCTTTCTGTGGCAAGTACGCTACGCCCTGCACATGCTGACAGGACGCGCCGAAGACCGCCTGCTCTTTGATCATCAGCGCACCATTGCCGAGATGTTTGGCTTCAAAGACACGCCAGAGCGCTTGGCAGTCGAGCAGTTTATGAAGCGCTACTATCGCCATGTCACCGCTCTTGCTGGGCTGAACGATATGCTGCTGCAGCATTTCGATGAAGTGATCTTGCGCAGTAAAGAGTCGCTGGAAACGGTCAAGCTGAATGAGCGCTTTGAGACCAAAGGCGGCTATATTCAGGTGCGTTCGCGCAGCCTGTTCCGTGAGCGCCCGTCGGCCATGCTAGAGCTGTTTTTACTCATGGCGAAACACCCTGAGATAGAGGGCGTGCGTGCGGACACGATTCGCTTAATTCGCGATCACCGCCATCAAATTGATGACCACTACCGGGAAGATCCGCGCCACCAGCGACTGTTTATGGCCATTATTCGCGCACCGGGCAATGTTCCCCGCCAGCTTAGGCGCATGAACCGCTACGGCATTCTAGGCAAATATCTGCCGGAGTTTGGCCGCGCCGTGGGACTAATGCAGCATGATCTGTTTCATATCTACACGGTGGATGCCCACACCCTGCGACTGCTGAAATTTCTACACGGCTTTCGCAAGCCCGATGCCAAAGACGACTTTCCCGTAGCTGCCACGCTGATCCACCAACTGCCCAAACTGGACTTACTGTGGATAGCCGGACTATTTCACGACATAGGCAAAGGCCGCGGCGGTGACCACTCGGAAATTGGGGCACGGGATGTAGAGCAGTTTTGCAAACGCCACCACGTTTCCCAGCGCGATACCAACTTAGTCAGCTGGCTGGTAGAGCACCACCTACTGATGTCGATGACGGCGCAAAAACGCGACATTAGCGACCCTGATGTTATCCGTGATTTTGCCATTGTGGTGCGGGACGAAACCCGCTTAGACTATCTCTACGTGCTCACTGTTGCCGATATCAACGCCACCAACCCCACCCTATGGAATGGCTGGCGTGCTTCTCTTCTACGTCAGCTCCACGCTGAAACCAAGCGCGCATTAAGGCGCGGCTTAAACAACCCACCCGACAGAGATGACTGGGTACGCGAAACTCGCACCGAAGCGCGCTCGCTGCTGCAAACGGTCGGTGTCGATAGCGCCCATATCAACCAGTTATGGGAGTCATTGGGAGAGGATTACTTCCTGCAGTACGCGCCCAGCGAGATCGTTTGGCAGACCCAAGGTATTCTCAATCATCAGCCATCGCCGCTGCCGCTGGTGCTAATCAGCGCCCCCACGGCGGATATGGCCGAAGGCGGCACCAAGGTGTTTATTCACACCCGTTCGGTGGATGATCTGTTCGCCGCCACGGCTGCCGCCATGGAGCAGCTCGGGCTCTCGATCCACGATGCCCGCATCGCCACGTCGCACAACGACTGGACGCTCAACACCTTTATTGTATTGGATAGCCACGGCCAGCCCATTCGCGATCCTGAACGCATTGAAGAGATGCGCAGCCACCTAGTAGAAGAGCTGGATGACCCAGACGACTACCCAGAAATCGTCACTCGGCACACACCGCGCCAGCTTAAGCACTTCAAAGTCCCCACCGAAGTGGTGATTGAGCAGGACCCCGCCAACGAGCGCACCCTGCTAGAGCTCACCGCCCCCGACCGCCCCGGCCTACTGGCCCGGGTGGGGCGTATTTTTATGGAGCAGGATATCTCGCTCTCAGCCGCTAAAATTGCCACGCTAGGCGAACGGGTGGAGGACGTTTTCTTTATCACGACCAAGGCAGGCGAGCCGCTTATCGACCCCGAACGCCAGCAGCAGCTTCGTGAACGCCTAATTGAGGTATTAGGGGTTTAA
- the map gene encoding type I methionyl aminopeptidase — protein MNVPIKSPSEIEKMREAGRQAASAIEMITPHVKAGISTGEIDRLCHEYIVNELGSTPAPLNYHGFPKATCTSINHVVCHGIPDDAKKLKNGDIMNLDITVKTADGYHGDSSVMFVIGETIQGERLCRITQECLYKSIELIKPGVRLSELARVIQKHAEEHGYSVVRDFCGHGIGADFHEDPQFLHYDGYAPDADIPLEAGMCFTIEPMINVGGYKTKVLRDGWTAVTKDRSLSAQWEHTLLVTESGVEVLTARSDEDFSFLNR, from the coding sequence ATGAACGTTCCTATTAAGTCGCCTTCTGAAATCGAGAAAATGCGTGAGGCCGGGCGCCAAGCGGCCAGCGCTATTGAAATGATCACCCCCCACGTCAAAGCGGGTATCAGCACGGGGGAGATCGACCGGCTGTGTCATGAGTACATTGTCAACGAGCTAGGCTCGACGCCAGCGCCGCTTAATTACCACGGTTTTCCGAAAGCAACCTGCACCTCGATTAACCATGTGGTATGTCACGGCATTCCTGACGATGCCAAAAAGCTTAAAAACGGCGACATCATGAACCTGGACATTACGGTCAAAACCGCCGATGGCTACCACGGCGACTCCAGCGTGATGTTTGTGATCGGCGAGACCATTCAGGGCGAGCGCCTGTGTCGCATCACACAAGAGTGTCTCTATAAAAGCATTGAACTGATCAAGCCCGGCGTTCGCCTCTCAGAACTTGCACGCGTCATCCAAAAGCATGCTGAAGAGCACGGCTACTCGGTCGTGCGCGACTTCTGCGGCCACGGCATTGGCGCTGACTTCCACGAAGACCCGCAGTTTTTGCATTACGACGGCTATGCGCCAGATGCAGATATCCCGCTGGAAGCCGGCATGTGCTTCACCATTGAGCCAATGATTAATGTCGGCGGTTACAAAACAAAGGTGCTGCGCGATGGCTGGACCGCCGTCACCAAAGACCGCAGCCTGTCCGCGCAGTGGGAGCATACACTGCTGGTCACCGAGTCCGGTGTTGAAGTGCTCACCGCACGCAGTGATGAAGACTTTAGCTTTTTGAATCGCTGA
- the rpsB gene encoding 30S ribosomal protein S2, with amino-acid sequence MSHVNMRDLLKAGAHFGHQTKYWNPKMGKFIFGARNKIHIINLEHTLPALNEAVDVIEKMAASNNKILFVGTKRSASKIIKEEANRVGQPFVNHRWLGGMLTNFKTIRQSIKRLRDLETMREDGTFEKLTKKEVLMATREQDKLERSIGGIKNMGGLPDALFVIDVDHERIAINEANKLGIPVIGVVDTNSNPDGVDYVIPGNDDSIRAIQIYVKAIADACGRAKEGRPDEFVEVAEEAASADTNAAAE; translated from the coding sequence ATGTCTCACGTTAATATGCGTGACCTGCTGAAAGCAGGCGCTCACTTCGGTCACCAGACCAAGTACTGGAATCCGAAGATGGGTAAATTTATCTTCGGCGCGCGCAACAAGATTCACATCATCAACCTTGAGCACACTCTGCCTGCACTGAACGAAGCGGTCGATGTGATTGAGAAGATGGCGGCATCCAACAACAAAATTTTGTTTGTTGGCACCAAGCGCAGCGCTAGCAAGATTATCAAAGAAGAAGCGAATCGCGTTGGCCAGCCGTTCGTCAACCATCGCTGGTTGGGCGGCATGCTGACCAACTTCAAAACTATCCGTCAGTCTATCAAGCGTCTGCGTGACTTAGAAACCATGCGCGAAGATGGCACTTTCGAGAAGTTGACCAAAAAAGAAGTACTGATGGCAACGCGCGAGCAAGATAAGCTTGAGCGTTCTATCGGTGGTATCAAGAACATGGGCGGCCTGCCGGACGCACTGTTCGTTATCGACGTTGACCACGAGCGCATCGCGATCAACGAAGCCAACAAGCTGGGTATCCCGGTTATTGGCGTGGTAGATACCAACTCCAACCCAGATGGCGTTGATTACGTGATCCCGGGTAACGATGACTCTATCCGCGCGATTCAGATCTACGTGAAGGCGATTGCCGATGCGTGTGGTCGTGCAAAAGAAGGTCGTCCGGATGAGTTCGTCGAAGTAGCTGAAGAAGCCGCTTCCGCCGATACTAACGCTGCTGCCGAGTAA